In one window of Acanthochromis polyacanthus isolate Apoly-LR-REF ecotype Palm Island chromosome 8, KAUST_Apoly_ChrSc, whole genome shotgun sequence DNA:
- the anapc13 gene encoding anaphase-promoting complex subunit 13, whose amino-acid sequence MDSEIQRDGRVLDLTDDAWREDRLPYEDVTIPLSELPEAEQDNGGSTESVKEQEMKWTDLALQSLHENTPSTGS is encoded by the exons ATGGACAGCGAAATCCAACGAGACGGGAGAGTCCTGGATCTTACGGACGATGCCTGGAGGGAAGACAGGCTGCCCTACGAAGATGTCACCATCCCGTTG AGTGAACTGCCCGAGGCTGAGCAGGACAACGGAGGATCCACCGAGTCCGTGAAAGAACAAGAGATGAAGTGGACTGACCTCGCCCTGCAGAGCCTGCACGAAAACACACCGAGCACTGGAAGCTGA